One window of Elaeis guineensis isolate ETL-2024a chromosome 11, EG11, whole genome shotgun sequence genomic DNA carries:
- the LOC105053858 gene encoding protein TORNADO 2 — translation MALSNVIMAAINFMAMLLSIPVIAAGIWLSTDTDNSCLKLLQWPVIALGIVLLVVALAGFVGAFWRIPWLLLFYLVAMLVLILLLASLVIFIYAVTNTGGAHLAPSRAFLEYRLEDFSGWLRQRVEGSHKWDRIKACLSSTSTCAELNQTYREAQDFFNARLSPLQSGCCKPPTQCGYTFVNPTYWISPISITSDMDCVLWSNDQTQLCYSCSSCKAGLLANLRKEWRRANLILVVTLVGLVCVYLMGCHAFRHAKTDELFQRYKQGYT, via the exons ATGGCTCTCAGCAACGTCATCATGGCTGCCATCAACTTCATGGCTATGCTACTCTCCATCCCAGTCATTGCGGCCGGCATCTGGCTCTCCACAGATACCGATAACTCCTGCCTGAAGCTCCTTCAATGGCCGGTCATTGCACTGGGCATCGTGCTTCTTGTCGTGGCCCTCGCTGGCTTTGTGGGCGCCTTCTGGCGCATCCCATGGCTCCTCCTCTTCTACCTCGTCGCCATGCTGGTTCTCATCCTGCTGCTTGCGAGCTTGGTGATATTTATCTATGCGGTTACCAATACTGGGGGAGCCCACCTTGCCCCAAGCAGGGCCTTCTTGGAGTACCGGCTCGAGGACTTCTCGGGATGGCTTCGACAAAGAGTGGAGGGCTCGCACAAGTGGGATCGGATCAAGGCGTGTCTTAGCTCGACTTCTACGTGCGCTGAATTGAACCAAACTTACAGAGAGGCCCAGGATTTCTTTAATGCAAGGCTCAGTCCCTTACAG TCAGGATGCTGCAAGCCCCCAACACAATGTGGATACACGTTCGTGAACCCGACATATTGGATCAGCCCGATCAGCATTACATCCGACATGGACTGCGTGCTGTGGAGCAACGATCAGACGCAGCTCTGCTACTCATGCTCCTCATGCAAGGCCGGCCTCCTCGCAAACCTTAGGAAGGAATGGAGGAGGGCAAATTTGATCTTGGTGGTTACTCTTGTGGGCCTCGTCTGTGTTTACTTGATGGGCTGCCATGCATTTCGGCATGCCAAGACCGATGAGCTTTTCCAACGATACAAGCAAGGTTACACCTAG
- the LOC105053857 gene encoding protein RGF1 INDUCIBLE TRANSCRIPTION FACTOR 1: MGGGGGLDDDNRWPPWLRPLLSTSFFVQCKLHADSHKSECNMYCLDCMNGALCSLCLANHRDHRAIQIRRSSYHDVIRVSEIQKVLDITGVQTYIINSARVVFLNERPQPRPGKGVINTCEVCERSLPDSFRFCSLGCKIVGTSNDYVKKKKKKKKAMALASDSEDSYTSTSRGSEKSSAVRSFTPSTPPPTAVSYRTAKRRKGIPHRAPFGSLIVEF; the protein is encoded by the exons ATG gGAGGAGGAGGCGGGCTGGACGATGACAACCGGTGGCCGCCATGGCTCCGGCCGCTGCTGTCGACCAGCTTCTTCGTGCAATGCAAGCTGCATGCCGATTCCCACAAAAGCGAGTGCAACATGTACTGCCTTGACTGCATGAATGGTGCCCTCTGTTCCCTCTGCCTCGCCAACCACCGCGACCACCGCGCCATTCAG ATAAGGAGGTCATCCTACCATGATGTGATCAGAGTGTCGGAGATACAGAAGGTGCTGGACATCACCGGCGTCCAGACGTATATCATCAATAGTGCCCGCGTCGTATTCCTCAACGAGCGACCCCAGCCGAGGCCTGGCAAAGGCGTCATCAACACCTGCGAGGTCTGCGAGCGGAGCCTCCCCGACTCCTTCCGCTTCTGCTCCCTCGGCTGCAAG ATTGTTGGGACCTCTAATGACTacgtcaagaagaagaagaagaaaaagaaagcaatggCTTTGGCGTCCGACTCCGAGGATTCGTACACCAGCACCAGCCGCGGGAGCGAGAAGAGCAGTGCCGTGCGTAGCTTCACCCCGTCCACCCCACCGCCCACCGCCGTCAGCTACCGGACCGCCAAGAGGCGAAAGGGCATTCCCCACAGGGCCCCCTTCGGCAGCCTCATCGTGGAGTTCTAG